A region of Corynebacterium glucuronolyticum DSM 44120 DNA encodes the following proteins:
- a CDS encoding transposase, with amino-acid sequence MVSIFSSYATAIKEHLPTVRRAMTTFHVVHLAAGRLTAVHPRFQQEKYHCRGREDDPLNKCLKALLTSKKR; translated from the coding sequence GTGGTATCCATTTTTTCCAGCTACGCCACCGCTATCAAAGAGCACTTACCTACAGTACGACGGGCGATGACCACCTTCCACGTGGTGCATCTTGCAGCCGGCAGACTCACCGCCGTTCATCCACGCTTCCAACAGGAGAAATACCACTGTAGGGGGCGAGAAGATGATCCGTTAAACAAGTGCCTAAAAGCACTTCTCACCTCTAAGAAACGATAG
- a CDS encoding AlbA family DNA-binding domain-containing protein — MDQRELDALVKSLRQIGTDTSSVEVKAAAGGFPKKLVRDISSFANTDGGTVILGLDEENGFAPSPHFDARSIADALATVCREQLVPSVTPRLIP, encoded by the coding sequence GTGGATCAAAGAGAGCTTGATGCACTAGTGAAAAGCCTGCGGCAAATCGGGACAGACACCTCTAGCGTGGAGGTCAAAGCCGCTGCTGGTGGCTTCCCCAAGAAACTGGTCCGCGACATCTCTTCTTTTGCAAATACAGACGGGGGAACTGTGATCCTAGGTCTTGATGAGGAGAATGGATTCGCCCCATCGCCACATTTTGATGCCCGGAGCATTGCAGATGCCCTAGCAACAGTATGCAGGGAGCAACTAGTTCCCAGTGTCACACCCAGATTGATACCCTGA
- a CDS encoding sodium:proton antiporter: MTIPAWGLIPFVLMLLSIAIFPLVPALSGFWDRPRNQLIVALILGVPVAAWMILGGEPAAVLGAAIEYFNFIMLLLCLFTVAGGIYLRGDVEATPRNNTIFLAIGGGIASFIGTTGAAMLLIRPILKTNEERKYVAHTVIYTIFIVANAGGLLTPLGDPPLFLGMLRGVPFTWTFSLFKEWAFVFILLLVSYYCLDRKIHAMESKEDTERDRTETEPIHLDGKINFLFFAIIIVAVALAPSMNAEAIESGTATLTDWIPTREIIMGLAALASLKFGSDKVRYDLNKFVWAPILEVAAVFVGIFLTMIPALRYLAEVAPKLNLNEASFYFLTGSLSSFLDNAPTYATFFSIAGELPGDPRVAGVPEHYLVAISLGAVFFGAMTYIGNGPNFMVKSVAESDGVDMPSFGGYIGKSCIHLLPVLVAVCGFFVAPGAIMTPIAVVCTLFELGRAALNFRAGKKELAK, from the coding sequence GTGACTATTCCAGCCTGGGGTCTAATCCCCTTCGTACTGATGCTTTTAAGCATCGCCATTTTTCCGCTTGTGCCCGCACTTTCCGGCTTCTGGGATAGACCCCGTAACCAGCTGATTGTCGCACTCATCCTGGGCGTGCCCGTCGCCGCGTGGATGATCCTCGGCGGGGAGCCCGCAGCCGTCCTTGGCGCCGCCATTGAATATTTCAACTTCATCATGCTGTTGCTGTGTCTGTTCACGGTGGCTGGTGGCATCTATTTGCGTGGCGACGTGGAAGCGACACCCCGTAACAACACCATCTTCCTCGCCATCGGTGGCGGTATTGCCTCCTTCATCGGCACCACGGGTGCGGCGATGCTGCTCATCCGGCCGATACTTAAAACCAACGAGGAACGCAAGTACGTCGCCCACACTGTTATCTACACAATCTTCATCGTCGCAAACGCCGGTGGTCTGTTGACCCCGCTGGGTGATCCGCCGCTGTTCCTTGGCATGCTCCGCGGCGTGCCGTTCACGTGGACGTTCAGCCTGTTCAAGGAATGGGCATTCGTGTTCATCCTCCTGCTCGTGAGCTACTACTGCCTCGACCGCAAGATCCACGCGATGGAGTCTAAGGAGGACACCGAGCGCGACCGCACGGAGACCGAGCCGATCCACCTCGACGGCAAGATCAACTTCCTTTTCTTCGCCATCATCATCGTTGCCGTTGCTCTTGCTCCCTCAATGAATGCTGAAGCAATCGAGTCAGGCACCGCAACGCTCACGGATTGGATTCCCACCCGCGAGATCATCATGGGGCTTGCAGCACTGGCCTCACTCAAGTTCGGTTCGGATAAGGTCCGCTACGATCTCAACAAGTTCGTGTGGGCCCCGATTCTCGAGGTCGCCGCCGTGTTCGTCGGCATCTTCCTCACCATGATTCCGGCGCTTCGCTACCTCGCCGAGGTTGCCCCCAAGCTTAACCTCAACGAGGCAAGCTTCTACTTCCTCACCGGCTCCCTGTCGTCCTTCCTGGACAACGCGCCCACGTACGCCACGTTCTTCTCCATCGCGGGAGAGCTTCCAGGCGATCCCCGCGTGGCTGGAGTTCCCGAGCACTACCTTGTAGCCATCAGCCTCGGTGCCGTGTTCTTCGGTGCCATGACCTACATTGGCAACGGCCCAAACTTCATGGTGAAATCCGTCGCCGAATCCGATGGTGTGGATATGCCGTCCTTCGGCGGATACATCGGTAAATCCTGCATCCACCTGCTGCCGGTGCTTGTCGCCGTGTGTGGCTTCTTTGTTGCGCCCGGAGCGATTATGACGCCCATCGCCGTGGTGTGCACGCTCTTTGAGCTGGGCCGTGCCGCGCTTAACTTCCGTGCAGGTAAAAAAGAGCTAGCGAAATAA
- a CDS encoding pentapeptide repeat-containing protein, translating into MPEVPKRTGCIPALPILALMRQTELHARYERYSREIGSTSALTRLSSAYQLVYLGDELSLQGSTLVNDVAHLLFNEATHPDEGSTSDPTYYTVAKWEILGALARRLQPLQEISTYLWRAPDQPEQSKGIVKLGLNTLSLHSSGCGGINISNRNLRESSIRQFQLVNGEFCMVQLSGSHFDGVVVIDSRFTDCDFSHCSFTWGNCERCTFERVDFSEASIDSVEFHRCTFVDCTFQGTLFSRYTSFSAEQFSDCLQYRGCEFIPPNLPGAVYSADLMRLFRF; encoded by the coding sequence ATGCCAGAGGTTCCTAAGAGAACAGGCTGCATCCCCGCTCTGCCTATACTGGCACTCATGAGACAGACAGAGCTGCATGCTCGCTATGAAAGGTATAGCCGAGAAATCGGAAGTACATCCGCCTTAACGCGGCTCTCATCGGCCTATCAGCTGGTATATTTAGGGGATGAACTATCGTTACAGGGGTCCACTTTAGTTAACGATGTTGCTCATTTGCTATTTAATGAAGCCACTCATCCGGATGAAGGAAGCACGTCGGATCCCACGTATTACACGGTTGCTAAATGGGAAATCTTAGGTGCGCTGGCGCGTAGACTCCAACCACTTCAAGAGATTTCCACCTACCTTTGGCGTGCGCCGGACCAGCCGGAACAGTCTAAGGGAATTGTAAAGCTCGGTCTGAATACGCTTTCCCTACATTCGAGTGGCTGCGGTGGAATCAATATTTCCAATAGGAATCTTCGTGAATCGTCAATTAGACAATTTCAACTCGTTAACGGTGAGTTCTGTATGGTTCAGCTGTCTGGGTCTCACTTCGATGGGGTTGTGGTAATCGATTCGCGTTTTACTGACTGTGATTTTTCACATTGCAGCTTCACGTGGGGGAACTGTGAGAGATGCACTTTTGAACGGGTAGATTTTTCGGAAGCCTCCATCGATTCTGTGGAGTTTCATCGGTGTACGTTTGTGGACTGCACTTTCCAAGGTACACTGTTTTCTCGTTACACAAGTTTCAGCGCGGAACAGTTCTCGGACTGTCTCCAATATAGAGGTTGCGAATTTATTCCGCCAAATCTTCCAGGGGCTGTTTACAGCGCAGATCTGATGAGACTCTTCCGGTTTTAG